The Anas platyrhynchos isolate ZD024472 breed Pekin duck chromosome 6, IASCAAS_PekinDuck_T2T, whole genome shotgun sequence sequence CAGCAGGTTTCCTCAAAAATCTTCTGCTCAATGTCAATGTAGTTGCTCCAGTGACGGGTCTGCAGGAGGGCAGCCTGGTTGAAGCAAGGCCTGAGCCAGCGGGCAAGGAAAGCTGCTATGATGAGCATCAACAAAATGCTCCAGCCGAGGGCCTGCGTGATTAGAAATAAGCAGAGGAACAGGATCAGCAACAGCATGAAGGCAGCACAGGCTGTAACACTGAGACAGGGAGTCTGTGGCTGCAGATCTAGACTGCTGTCCCCAAACTGTCCCTTCAATCCAGCACCCCAAACTGCACTCAGGATGCGAGTGCTGGGGAGGTGGATATGACATTTATCTGTGcatcagcagctcagcagaataACTCTTTGCAAAGTGGGTCTGGAGCATTTGCTCTGAGCATGGGAGCACCATGTATGAAGGGGACTTTGGTGCTCCCCTGATGGGCACGTACTAATCTCCAGGACATTCACCTGCCACCTACACCAGTTTCAGATGTCTCATTCTCTCattgttcctgagcaaacagctTTCATCTCTCTCAGCTTTCACTGTCCTTGAAGCAGCAGGTCCTGCCTGCAAGGTTAGAAAGGTCTTCTGACCCTGAACAGATAGGGCCTTAGCAAACCCAATACTCCTTACAACTGCTTCTTGCTATCTGGGTTTAGAAGTTGCTGGCTCTTCTAGAAGCAAAATCCAATTAGGATTAGGACAGCAAAGAGCagtcttgctcccagcaggaccGTGGTGAGGCTATGCCAAATCAAAGAAGGGTGGGATCAGCAAATGCCTGCGCGGAGCATCTCAAGGacacagggctgtgctggcagccacCCACCTGGGACCAGCAGCGCAGGTACCTGGACACTGCCCTGCGGGACGTGCTGCTCTCCACCAGCTCATCCTCCTTGCAGGGCACCTTGGcaagcagctcctgcacttgcTCTGCGGTGGAATTGGTGAAGCCTGGGAACTTCTCAGGAtccacagagctgctgaagGCACAGATCAGGCACTTGCCATCCAGGAGGGCGACCACGATCCAGACGGCTGGGGCGACCATGGCTCGCTGCATGATGGAGGAGCACATGTACCTGGAGCAGGGGCGAGACATGGGAGGGGAGGTATGTGGGGAGCCTTCTCCTTGCCCAGAGCCTTGATGGACACAGGCTGtctgggctctgcagccctcACAGAGCAGATGCACGACTTTCCCCCACACCACTCCAGCTGGCATCTCTTCTGCTCTGGGGTCTCTCTGCTGGGGCTGATCGCCAGTGTGAGGTCTGGTCCAGTGCACaacagtgcttttatttttatttttttctacttggaAAATCCTTTTCTCAGAGACCTTTCTCACCCTGCTGTGTGCCAACCTGTGCTCTGGGTAAAGGTTTGTGTGCCACAGGGTGAAGCTGATTCTCCTCACCTTTTTACCATTGTAAGTCTGTAATAACTTAGTTGAGGGGAGGGAAATCACAGTGCTGTTGATAAAGAAAACTGTGATGGAAATGCCACACTTCCTTCACATTCAAACACCTCATCTTTTTGCACATTTAAGCCCCTTGAGAAAACCCCTGTGTGCACaaaagggacaggcagcactgcagtttcccagggTGGCAGCGTAAATGTAGCTGCTTGTTTCGAGATGTTCCTGCCCTTCTTtgctggggatggggctgtggagctccctgctgtggccaCCTGGGAAGCACTGACAGTGCCCCAGAGCCTGGGCTTGTGGGGTAAGGTGTTGGGAACTGAGTTCAGAGGAAAACAAGTGACCGAGAGGATCAAAGATACAGAGAGAGACAGGATAAATGGGAGGGGGGACACCACTCCTGCTGCAAATCCCACCTGATGACAGCCGGGTCCTTCCTCCTGCGCCCCTGCGGCCGCCTCCACTCATCCAGCATCACCAGGGACTGTCTGTTGAGGATGAGGCCACAGAGGAAGAAGGCAACGGGGGGCACAAACAGGATCCCCAAGCCATAGGCCATGTTGTActggtgcaggcaggggcagcTGAAGTCAAAGCAGGTGTAAATCTTTATACTGGCCAGGGCTAACAGCCCACAGATTCCATTCATTACAGACTCCGAGTTGGACTGGAAGTACTGGAAGATCATCCGGAAGCGATCCATCGTGCTCTTTTGGCTAATTCTCCTCCTGGGAAGTCCCTGGGCTGCCCAGCACAGTCTgtctcctttcctccccctttctGCTGCCTGGGGATGATGAGGATGGAAGAGGGCACGCAGCTTTCACAGGTCTGTCTCTCGCCCTGTTGGTAGCTTTTCTAGGTGAGCAGATGGATACAGCCTCTGGGGGTTGTTTTTTCTGCcctgtttctcattttcatggcTGTCCCACGTGTCAGCCAGTGACAGCCTCCGGTAGCACTggtccctccctcctttcccagGGCTGCTCACTCACAGTGGTGAGCTGTCAGCAGGTGACTGGGAGCTGTCCTTTCCCCATCAAGAAATTCATCAGCTGGTAGAAACCAGGAGAGTCCAACTTGCTCATCTGTGCAACCTCTGcctccctgtctttttttggcCAAGCAGATCCCCAGCCCTGAGCAGGCAGGGAGTGCACGCTTGGCTTTGAGCCCACACTATCATCTCCAGCTCAGATTTCCATAAATGAAAATGGGCTGAAAGGCCCAACCTTGCAGTGTAGAGGCTGTGAGGATTAACAGTTTTCCAAGCCTGGAACGTCACCTCATGGCAAAGGTTTTGTACCATTTGTGCATTTGCATGCAGCACACCTGCCTCCACATTTGGGACCCTTGTGTTGTGGCAGCTCATATTTCCCATATAAGATGCTTGTCGTGAAGCTGGTGAATGTCAAAAGATGCCATTTTGTGTAAGAGAGGGTTTTATGAAGGGAAAACTCATGTGTTTGCTTCTAAAACCTCtgcttgtgctgctgtgggTTGTGTGGCTCTGCCTGCCAGTGAAAAGGCATCGTTGGCACTGGATGTGCATTTTGGCTCAGTGTGCACTAGAAATCCTGCAGCCAACATGAGCTGCACAGGGCAGGTTGTACGTGGAGGGGCTCCTTCTCACTCCCTGTCAGAGAGCACAGTGCAGTCACAGCAACTATCATGGAAAAAGCATAAGGAAAGCTCCAAGTGAGCTCATTTATCCCACTTATCCCACTGCTCCTGTTGTGGGGCAGGCTGCCTCGGTGGGATCACACCTATAGGGAGGGTTGGTACCTCAATGTAGATGCTCGTGGGCACGCAGAGTGTTGTGCAATGTGTGCTGACTCATGGGGTCACCGTGTCGTCTCCTCCAATCTAAACAGCAACTTGCACAATTACTGTAATGAAATGCAGTTGCACCAGCCATCATATTTGTGTTGTCCTTGACTAgcgaatggaattgattgttaaAGTGCATCCATCAGCAGTAAAAACCCGTGGCTAATCAGCCACTGTTTGCATTTTTGCCATCATACGGCATCAGGACCCCTCGCTGAACTCTGCAGGTGATTTTTAGCCAGGAAGCAGCCTGTCCAGTTTCCAAAGTGCTTTAATGCTTGTTGGGTTTCTCATTGAATGGCTTACATTTATGTGCTGATGGGTTGGGAAAGTTCTGTGCCCTTTCTGCAGAACAATTACTTTaaagaaattgttttttatttagaagaaaagctatccagaagaaacttcagttgcttgggcctgaattctcactgaaaccaaaagcaGGTATCTTAccgtagagagcgataaggccgcccctgagcctccttttctccaggctgaacaatcccagctccctcagccgctcctcataagacttgttctccagatccctcaccagctttgttgcccttccctggactcactggagcccctcaatatccttcttgtagtgagaggcccagaactgaacatagtacttgggctgcggcctcaccagagccaagtacagggggacaatcaccttccttagtcctgctggccatgccgtttcttgtaggagtcaggatgctgttggccttcttggccacctgagcacactgctggctcatattgagtcgactagccaccgggtcccaggtccttctctgccaggcagctttctaaccactcagatggcttttccaaccatCTTTAAatttccagatctagaggaacgctttgactgcggcctaaaagccacgtgtatgtaagctgccgcaagccagccaatcttcttcccatgacctgccaggaaacagcaatgtaggcaggtaaccaaattaaagccaaaacttgccagcccagtccttgacctgaatagtgagtgaggatccggGTCCTGGCATTTATGCGCGATAGCTTCTACGCAGTCAAAGTAAATACACcccgggtgccctgagctggaggaccacgacGGTGGGCACGATAAACTCCCAAACGACCCTGAAcatgtgcgggatttgctgctccacctggatctatacaagtccgtgggtccggatgggattcatcccagggtgcttaaggagctggctgacgccatcgcgggacctctctcaattatttttcaatgatcttgtgaatctggagaggtcccagtagactggaagctagcaaatgtcgtaccaattttcaagaagggcaagaaaatagaccgtggcaactacaggcctgttagtctcaca is a genomic window containing:
- the CALHM3 gene encoding calcium homeostasis modulator protein 3 codes for the protein MDRFRMIFQYFQSNSESVMNGICGLLALASIKIYTCFDFSCPCLHQYNMAYGLGILFVPPVAFFLCGLILNRQSLVMLDEWRRPQGRRRKDPAVIRYMCSSIMQRAMVAPAVWIVVALLDGKCLICAFSSSVDPEKFPGFTNSTAEQVQELLAKVPCKEDELVESSTSRRAVSRYLRCWSQALGWSILLMLIIAAFLARWLRPCFNQAALLQTRHWSNYIDIEQKIFEETCCEHSRLFAHKCILHFFESMREEIRQHSFDLPKEEEEDLLRGITHQDQVNKLLKTWYYEKPPLDVRQATQRHHLGRERSPPPWTGSPHAQSKFSQHTNV